One Phocaeicola dorei genomic region harbors:
- a CDS encoding TonB-dependent receptor, producing the protein MKKKCLLTALFGSMVVCASAQISLSGKVVDARTGKPVEGANVRLEQTTIGCATNPKGEFLLKDIKEGTYTLRTSCLNYAPVTQKVSQSQKEMVIRLKGTTFNMDQVVVTGTGTHHKLKDSPVPVEVISQRDLQNANPSSFQDALVKLVPSISVQTTAMGTTLYVNGLPDKYLLVLINGKKVAGDISGSIDYDRINMDAVKRIEVLKGASSALYGSDAIAGVINIITDDPKSALNVSSNTRVSSHGRISESVNADANDGKLSAHLNYNYRTSDGWQLNPYEESKGELVETTKKPVYKNHSHNVSQTLSYAATERLSLHLNGNLFISENDRTGAYDYNNRHQSYTVGGTAKYLLAKRASYIEGNISTTNFRSFYDYINDAKTHKTGDEVLSKDQTYTNANLKGVFKTHENNTLFTGLDYVFEGLEPTETSKMLNNEYQSVYTLAAYVQDEVKLLDAISVVAGIRYAYNEKFKSQFTPKLSLMYQYSGLNVRASYAAGFRSPTLQQMYAVSESRGQITVGDPGLDPEKSNFYNLNIEYNHRLFSIAASIYQNDLKDKIEAEDIGTTPEDIENGITRRRQYRNIEKARVKGFDIGFSVRPFTGFMFGANYIYTDGRNRTEDIRLERTVRHSGNFNASWRKTWNDYTFNIAINGRYQGTRWSKTYGDAPAHQLWDINTRHSFNLKSVALEPAVGVENIFNYTDDRPYNSNYATLTPGRSFYVSLLVRFKQ; encoded by the coding sequence ATGAAAAAGAAATGTTTACTGACAGCCTTATTCGGCAGCATGGTGGTGTGTGCATCCGCCCAGATATCGTTAAGTGGAAAAGTAGTGGATGCCCGTACAGGAAAGCCGGTGGAAGGCGCTAACGTACGTTTGGAACAAACTACAATAGGATGTGCTACCAATCCTAAAGGAGAATTTTTGTTGAAAGACATCAAAGAGGGGACGTATACCCTGCGTACCAGTTGCCTGAATTATGCTCCTGTTACTCAGAAAGTCAGTCAAAGTCAAAAAGAAATGGTGATAAGGCTGAAAGGTACCACTTTCAACATGGATCAGGTAGTGGTAACCGGAACCGGAACTCACCACAAGCTGAAAGACAGCCCTGTACCCGTAGAGGTCATTTCCCAACGTGACCTGCAAAATGCCAATCCATCCAGTTTCCAGGATGCTTTGGTGAAACTAGTTCCCTCTATCTCGGTGCAAACCACCGCTATGGGAACAACCCTATACGTAAACGGACTGCCTGATAAATACCTCCTCGTATTAATTAACGGTAAAAAAGTAGCCGGAGATATTTCGGGGTCTATAGATTACGACCGGATCAATATGGATGCCGTAAAACGTATTGAAGTATTAAAAGGAGCATCTTCCGCCCTTTATGGCAGTGACGCCATCGCAGGAGTAATCAATATCATTACCGATGATCCTAAATCTGCATTGAATGTATCTTCCAATACCCGTGTAAGTTCTCACGGACGAATTTCAGAATCAGTCAACGCAGACGCCAATGATGGAAAATTATCCGCACACTTGAACTATAATTACCGCACTTCGGATGGATGGCAACTGAATCCGTATGAGGAAAGCAAGGGAGAACTGGTGGAAACCACAAAGAAACCGGTCTATAAAAATCATTCGCATAATGTGAGCCAAACCTTGAGCTACGCAGCCACAGAGCGTTTAAGTCTTCATTTAAACGGTAATCTTTTTATCAGCGAAAACGACCGTACCGGAGCTTACGATTACAACAACCGGCATCAGTCCTATACAGTGGGTGGAACAGCCAAATATCTGTTGGCTAAGCGGGCTTCATATATAGAAGGGAATATAAGCACCACCAATTTCCGTTCTTTTTATGACTATATAAATGATGCAAAAACGCATAAAACCGGTGATGAAGTCCTCAGTAAAGACCAGACTTACACCAATGCCAATCTAAAAGGTGTATTCAAAACTCACGAGAACAATACACTTTTTACCGGACTGGACTATGTATTCGAAGGCTTGGAGCCGACTGAAACCAGCAAGATGCTGAATAATGAATACCAAAGTGTTTATACACTGGCAGCATACGTACAGGACGAAGTAAAACTACTGGATGCAATCAGCGTAGTGGCAGGTATACGATATGCCTATAATGAAAAGTTTAAAAGCCAGTTCACGCCCAAACTATCCTTGATGTACCAATATTCAGGACTGAATGTACGTGCATCTTACGCTGCCGGATTCCGTTCACCTACCTTGCAACAAATGTATGCCGTTTCTGAAAGCCGTGGACAAATCACTGTCGGAGACCCTGGCCTGGACCCGGAAAAGAGCAATTTCTATAATTTGAATATAGAATACAATCATCGCTTGTTCTCCATTGCCGCTTCCATTTATCAGAATGACCTGAAAGACAAGATCGAAGCGGAAGATATAGGAACAACACCCGAAGATATTGAAAACGGTATCACTCGCAGACGCCAGTACCGTAATATAGAAAAGGCACGTGTGAAAGGCTTTGACATAGGTTTTTCAGTCCGTCCCTTCACAGGCTTCATGTTCGGAGCAAACTATATTTACACGGACGGGCGCAACCGTACAGAAGACATCCGTTTGGAAAGAACAGTACGTCACTCGGGTAATTTCAATGCCAGTTGGCGAAAAACATGGAATGATTATACATTCAATATTGCAATCAACGGACGCTATCAAGGTACACGCTGGTCTAAAACTTACGGTGACGCCCCCGCCCACCAGCTTTGGGATATCAACACACGCCATTCATTCAATTTAAAATCTGTTGCTCTGGAACCCGCCGTCGGAGTTGAAAACATTTTCAATTACACAGATGACCGTCCTTATAACAGTAATTATGCAACTCTGACACCGGGACGCTCTTTCTATGTCAGTCTGCTGGTTCGTTTCAAGCAATAA
- a CDS encoding TonB-dependent receptor has translation MKKYIFFLMGVVCFLLSSLAAHANELNKSDANIIGHVLDESTKEHLSFISVSLKGTTIGTMTDASGHYFLKNLPEGEFTMEVSAVGYKTVSRKVTLRKGKTLEENFEIEEDLIALDGVVVSANRSETTRRMAPTLVNVMDVKVFENTNSSTLSQGLNFQPGVRVENNCQNCGFQQVRINGLDGPYTQILIDSRPIFSALAGVYGLEQIPANMIERVEVMRGGGSALFGSSAIAGTINIITKEPVRNSGQLTHTLTGIGGTSSWDNNTTLNASLVTDNHKAGLYIFGQNRERSGYDSDGDGYTELPKLKNQTVGFRSFIKTSTYSKLTFEYHHLSEFRRGGNKLNRPPHEADIAEQLQHTINSGGAKFDYFSPDEKQRLSVYASAQHTGRDSYYGGGQDVNAYGATTDFTWVTGSQYIYSFDKCFFMPADFTGGLEYNQDNLTDDMWGYNRYTRQEVRIASAFFQNEWKNKQWSFLLGGRLDKHNMVDHVIFSPRANLRYNPTENMNLRASYSFGFRAPQAFDEDLHIENVGGTVSMIELAKDLTEEKSQSLSVSGDLYHRWGDFQGNLLIEGFYTLLSDVFALRQIGERDGIIINERYNEKGAKVYGLTLEGKIAYRSLLQLQAGVTMQKAEYKQARAWSDDETVPMEKKMFRTPDTYGYFTLSYNPFVPMTIALSGTYTGSMMVEHKAGFIDKDIAVNTPDFFELNLKAGYDFNLYKGITMQVNAGVHNIFNAYQSDFDRGAKRDSGYIYGPGMPRSYFAGVKLSF, from the coding sequence ATGAAGAAATACATTTTTTTCTTGATGGGAGTAGTATGCTTTTTACTCTCGTCACTGGCTGCGCACGCCAATGAATTGAATAAGTCTGATGCAAATATTATAGGACATGTATTAGATGAGAGTACGAAAGAACACCTCTCTTTTATCAGTGTATCGCTGAAAGGGACTACCATAGGGACTATGACTGACGCCAGTGGACACTATTTTCTTAAAAATCTGCCTGAAGGAGAATTTACCATGGAGGTAAGTGCTGTCGGTTATAAGACAGTCAGCCGGAAAGTAACTTTAAGAAAAGGGAAAACTTTGGAGGAGAACTTCGAGATAGAAGAGGATCTGATAGCGTTGGATGGAGTAGTGGTGTCTGCCAATCGTAGTGAGACCACCCGCCGTATGGCACCTACTTTGGTAAACGTAATGGATGTGAAAGTATTTGAGAATACAAATTCCTCTACATTGTCGCAAGGGCTGAATTTCCAACCCGGAGTGCGTGTGGAAAATAATTGTCAGAACTGTGGTTTCCAACAAGTACGTATCAATGGGTTGGATGGCCCTTATACGCAGATATTGATCGACTCGCGTCCTATATTCAGTGCTTTGGCCGGTGTATATGGATTGGAACAGATACCTGCCAATATGATTGAGCGTGTAGAAGTGATGCGCGGAGGAGGTTCGGCATTGTTCGGCTCTTCAGCCATTGCGGGAACCATTAATATTATCACTAAGGAGCCTGTACGGAATTCAGGACAATTGACACATACCCTGACAGGTATAGGAGGTACTTCTTCTTGGGACAATAATACGACACTGAACGCTTCATTAGTGACTGATAATCATAAAGCAGGATTGTATATTTTTGGACAGAACAGAGAAAGAAGCGGTTATGACAGTGACGGAGATGGATATACCGAATTGCCAAAACTGAAAAATCAGACAGTAGGTTTTCGTTCTTTTATTAAAACAAGCACGTATTCAAAACTGACTTTTGAATATCATCATCTCAGTGAGTTCCGTCGTGGCGGGAATAAGTTGAACCGTCCTCCCCATGAAGCGGATATAGCCGAACAATTGCAGCATACTATCAATAGCGGGGGAGCGAAATTTGATTATTTCTCTCCTGATGAGAAACAGCGGCTGAGTGTATATGCCTCTGCACAGCATACAGGACGTGACAGTTATTATGGTGGAGGACAAGATGTGAATGCGTATGGCGCGACCACGGATTTTACCTGGGTCACAGGATCGCAGTATATCTATAGTTTTGATAAATGCTTTTTTATGCCTGCCGATTTTACCGGAGGTTTGGAATATAACCAGGATAACTTGACGGATGATATGTGGGGATATAACCGTTATACCAGACAAGAAGTCCGTATAGCCAGTGCATTTTTCCAAAATGAATGGAAGAATAAGCAATGGAGTTTTTTACTTGGAGGACGTTTGGACAAACATAATATGGTGGATCATGTGATCTTTAGTCCGCGTGCTAATCTTCGTTACAATCCGACCGAGAATATGAACCTGCGTGCCAGTTATTCTTTCGGATTCCGTGCGCCTCAGGCTTTTGATGAAGATTTACATATAGAAAATGTAGGTGGGACAGTGTCTATGATTGAACTGGCAAAAGACTTGACAGAAGAAAAATCACAAAGTCTGAGCGTATCGGGAGATTTGTATCATCGTTGGGGAGATTTCCAAGGAAACTTGCTTATAGAAGGTTTTTATACTTTGCTTTCCGATGTATTTGCCTTACGCCAGATAGGGGAGCGTGACGGTATTATTATCAATGAACGGTATAACGAGAAGGGAGCCAAAGTGTATGGTTTGACTTTGGAAGGAAAGATTGCTTATCGTTCCTTACTTCAATTGCAGGCCGGCGTTACCATGCAGAAAGCTGAATACAAGCAGGCACGTGCATGGAGTGATGATGAAACGGTGCCGATGGAGAAAAAAATGTTCCGTACTCCGGATACTTATGGATATTTCACTTTGTCATACAACCCTTTCGTACCGATGACTATTGCATTGTCCGGTACTTATACCGGTAGTATGATGGTAGAGCATAAAGCTGGTTTTATTGATAAGGACATTGCAGTGAATACACCTGATTTCTTTGAATTGAATCTGAAAGCCGGTTATGACTTCAATTTGTATAAAGGCATAACCATGCAAGTAAATGCCGGAGTACATAATATTTTTAATGCGTATCAAAGTGATTTTGACCGGGGGGCAAAACGTGATTCCGGTTATATTTATGGGCCGGGTATGCCACGTTCTTACTTTGCCGGAGTGAAATTGAGTTTTTAA
- the metF gene encoding methylenetetrahydrofolate reductase [NAD(P)H]: MGIAELINKEKKTAFSFEVLPPLKGTGIEKLYATIDTLREFDPLYVNITTHRSEYVYRELGGGLYERNRYRRRPGTVAVAAAIHNKYDITVVPHILCSGFSREDTEYILLDLQFLGITNLLVLRGDKAKDESSFVPEKNGYAHALELEEQINAFNEGKFIDGTPIQAPLTPFRYGVAGYPEKHEESPNIEQDLYWLKKKVEAGADYVVTQMFYDNQKYVAFVERARKEGINVPIVPGIKPFSKLSQLSVIPKTFNVDLPQELVVEAIKCKDDKEARALGIEWCVNQCRELIAYGVPGIHFYTVGAVENVKEVAAAVY, translated from the coding sequence ATGGGTATTGCTGAGTTGATAAATAAGGAAAAGAAAACAGCATTTTCTTTCGAGGTTCTTCCACCGTTGAAAGGTACTGGAATTGAAAAACTATATGCTACAATAGATACATTACGGGAATTTGATCCTCTTTATGTCAACATTACCACTCATCGCAGCGAATATGTGTATCGCGAGTTGGGGGGTGGTTTATATGAACGTAATCGTTATCGGCGGCGTCCGGGTACGGTGGCGGTGGCTGCGGCTATACATAATAAATATGATATCACTGTTGTGCCGCATATTTTGTGCAGTGGGTTTTCACGTGAAGACACGGAATATATATTGCTTGATTTGCAATTTTTAGGTATTACTAATCTGTTGGTACTCCGGGGAGACAAGGCAAAAGATGAATCTTCTTTTGTTCCCGAGAAAAACGGTTATGCCCATGCTTTGGAGTTGGAAGAGCAGATTAATGCTTTTAATGAAGGAAAATTTATTGATGGAACACCTATTCAGGCTCCTTTAACTCCTTTTCGTTATGGTGTGGCAGGTTATCCGGAGAAGCATGAGGAATCTCCTAATATAGAACAAGATTTATATTGGTTAAAAAAGAAAGTGGAAGCCGGAGCCGATTATGTAGTGACACAAATGTTTTATGATAACCAAAAATACGTTGCCTTCGTGGAGCGTGCAAGAAAAGAGGGGATTAATGTTCCTATCGTACCGGGTATCAAACCTTTTTCCAAACTATCACAGCTTAGCGTTATTCCCAAAACGTTCAATGTGGATTTACCACAGGAACTGGTCGTGGAAGCAATAAAATGCAAGGATGATAAAGAAGCGCGTGCATTAGGCATAGAGTGGTGTGTCAATCAATGCCGGGAACTGATAGCATATGGAGTTCCGGGAATACATTTTTATACAGTGGGTGCGGTGGAGAATGTGAAAGAGGTGGCGGCAGCTGTTTATTGA
- a CDS encoding ribonucleotide-diphosphate reductase subunit beta codes for MNTIKLKKNALFNPEGDTDLRHRRMIGGNTTNLNDFNNMRYKWVSDWYRQAMNNFWIPEEINLTQDTKDYPHLDQAERTAYDKILSFLVFLDSLQSNNLPTISEYITANEVNLCLHIQAFQECVHSQSYSYMLDSICSPEKRNEILYQWKTDEHLLKRNTFIGNCYNEFQESQDGFTLMKTLIANYILEGIYFYSGFMFFYNLSRNGKMSGSAQEIRYINRDENTHLWLFRNIILELKKEEPDLFTPDKVKIYEYMMREGVKQEIEWGQYVIGDNIQGLNRKMIEDYIQYLGNLRWSSLGFGPLYEENHKEPESMHWVSQYSNANMVKTDFFEAKSTAYAKSTALEDDL; via the coding sequence ATGAATACAATAAAATTAAAAAAGAATGCCCTTTTCAATCCTGAGGGAGATACCGACCTCCGGCACAGAAGAATGATTGGAGGAAACACCACCAATTTGAATGATTTCAATAATATGCGCTATAAATGGGTTAGTGACTGGTATCGTCAGGCTATGAATAATTTTTGGATTCCCGAAGAAATCAATCTCACCCAAGATACCAAGGATTATCCTCACCTGGACCAAGCAGAACGCACCGCCTATGATAAAATCCTGAGTTTTTTAGTGTTCCTTGATTCTTTACAAAGCAATAATCTGCCCACCATCAGCGAATACATCACAGCCAATGAAGTTAATCTATGCCTCCATATCCAAGCCTTTCAGGAATGTGTACACAGCCAAAGCTACAGTTACATGCTGGATTCTATCTGTAGCCCCGAAAAGCGTAACGAGATCCTTTACCAATGGAAAACAGACGAACACCTGCTGAAAAGAAATACTTTTATAGGCAATTGCTATAACGAATTCCAGGAAAGTCAGGATGGATTCACATTGATGAAAACCCTTATCGCCAATTATATATTGGAAGGAATCTATTTCTATAGCGGATTCATGTTTTTCTATAACTTGAGCCGTAATGGAAAAATGTCAGGTTCCGCACAAGAAATCCGATATATCAATCGAGATGAAAACACGCATCTGTGGTTATTCCGCAACATTATTCTGGAATTAAAGAAAGAAGAACCGGATTTATTCACTCCCGATAAAGTAAAAATATATGAATACATGATGCGTGAGGGGGTCAAGCAGGAAATAGAATGGGGACAATATGTGATAGGAGACAATATACAGGGACTCAACCGGAAAATGATAGAAGATTATATTCAATATTTAGGCAATCTCCGTTGGAGTAGTTTAGGTTTTGGCCCTCTGTACGAAGAAAACCATAAAGAGCCGGAAAGCATGCACTGGGTATCTCAATATTCTAATGCCAATATGGTAAAGACTGATTTTTTTGAAGCAAAGAGTACGGCTTATGCCAAAAGTACAGCTTTGGAAGATGACTTATAA
- a CDS encoding ribonucleoside-diphosphate reductase subunit alpha: MQIIKRNGATESYDREKIAVAIRKSFASTQKEITDEAVYTIVDEVELFLHQNEANRSVERIQDEVERSLMEHGFYAEAKNYILYRWQRTERRKALSQIITGTGDDTISNILKEIQKDFSGKEYSLTLLAEKFTSFCKPDMTPGERLAALVKAAVELTTQETPDWEFIAARLLNFRLTKKLAEQAEAAGIFSFYDKLRYLTDEGLYGNYILASYTPQEIETAAGFMCPERDKLFNYSGLDLLAKRYLIRTRSHEPIESVQEMYLGIALHLAMPEKQDRLQWVKKFYDILSRLEVTMATPTLANARKPYHQLSSCFIDTVPDSLEGIYRSLDNFAMVSKFGGGMGMYFGKIRAAGGNIRGFKGVAGGVIRWMKLVNDTAVAVDQLGMRQGAVAVYLDVWHKDLPEFLQLRTNNGDDRMKAHDIFPAVCYPDLFWRMAKQDLNQQWYLFCPNEIMTVKGYCLEDYYGKEWEQKYMDCVNDSRLSKRCMSIKDIVRLVLRSAVETGTPFTFNRDTVNRANPNAHRGIIYCSNLCTEIAQNMSSIETVSTEICTEDGDTVVVKTIRPGDFVVCNLASLSLGHLPLEDEKQMKEKVATVVRALDNVIELNFYPIPFAQITNHRYRSIGLGVSGYHHALAVRGIRWESEEHLNFMDKVFERINYAAIAASSELAKEKGSYHYFEGSDWQTGAYFIKRGYNSPEWKALAVKVSTQGMRNAYLLAIAPTSSTSIIAGTTAGTDPVMKRFFLEEKKGAMLPRVAPALSDKTYWIYKSAYLIDQTWSIRAAGIRQLHIDQAQSLNLYITNEFTLRQVLNLYLLAWECGVKTIYYVRSKSLEVEECESCAS, encoded by the coding sequence ATGCAAATAATTAAAAGGAATGGGGCAACAGAATCCTACGACAGAGAAAAAATAGCCGTTGCCATACGGAAAAGCTTTGCCAGTACCCAAAAAGAAATAACAGATGAAGCTGTCTACACCATAGTAGACGAAGTGGAACTATTTCTGCATCAAAACGAAGCAAATCGTAGTGTAGAACGCATTCAGGACGAAGTGGAACGTAGTTTGATGGAACATGGCTTTTATGCAGAAGCCAAAAACTATATACTTTACCGTTGGCAACGCACAGAAAGAAGAAAAGCTCTTAGCCAAATCATTACAGGAACCGGTGATGATACTATATCAAATATACTAAAAGAGATACAAAAAGACTTCTCCGGGAAGGAATATAGTCTAACCCTTCTCGCAGAGAAATTCACAAGTTTCTGTAAACCGGATATGACACCCGGGGAACGGTTGGCGGCACTTGTCAAAGCGGCTGTAGAACTGACGACACAAGAAACTCCCGATTGGGAATTCATTGCGGCGCGTCTGCTGAATTTCCGATTAACAAAAAAACTGGCCGAACAGGCGGAAGCTGCCGGCATCTTTTCATTTTATGATAAATTACGTTACCTCACCGATGAGGGTTTGTATGGTAATTATATCTTAGCCTCCTATACTCCACAAGAGATAGAAACGGCAGCTGGCTTCATGTGTCCTGAACGTGACAAGCTTTTCAATTATTCAGGACTGGATCTGCTTGCCAAGCGTTATCTGATCCGTACCCGTTCACACGAGCCTATAGAATCTGTGCAGGAAATGTATTTAGGGATTGCCCTTCATCTCGCTATGCCCGAAAAACAGGACAGACTGCAATGGGTAAAAAAGTTCTATGATATATTAAGTCGTTTGGAAGTCACAATGGCCACTCCTACCCTGGCAAATGCCCGAAAACCTTATCACCAGTTATCCAGTTGCTTCATTGATACAGTGCCCGATAGTCTGGAAGGCATTTACCGCAGTTTAGACAATTTTGCGATGGTAAGCAAATTTGGAGGAGGAATGGGAATGTATTTTGGCAAAATTCGTGCCGCAGGTGGAAACATACGCGGATTCAAAGGTGTGGCCGGAGGTGTAATCCGATGGATGAAACTGGTGAATGACACTGCTGTAGCCGTTGACCAGTTAGGTATGCGTCAGGGAGCCGTAGCCGTCTATCTGGATGTATGGCACAAAGACTTGCCTGAGTTTCTGCAACTCCGGACTAATAATGGAGATGACCGGATGAAAGCGCACGACATCTTCCCTGCCGTATGCTATCCGGACTTATTCTGGCGTATGGCGAAACAGGATTTAAACCAGCAATGGTATTTATTCTGTCCCAATGAAATAATGACCGTCAAAGGATACTGTCTGGAAGACTACTACGGAAAGGAATGGGAACAGAAATACATGGATTGCGTAAATGACTCCCGACTCTCCAAGCGCTGTATGAGCATCAAAGATATCGTCAGACTGGTACTACGTTCGGCTGTAGAAACAGGTACTCCCTTTACATTCAATCGTGACACCGTGAACCGTGCCAATCCCAATGCACACCGGGGGATCATTTATTGCTCCAATCTTTGCACGGAAATAGCACAAAACATGTCCTCCATTGAAACAGTCTCTACAGAGATATGTACGGAAGATGGTGATACAGTGGTAGTCAAAACTATCCGGCCCGGAGACTTTGTGGTATGTAATCTTGCCAGCCTTTCATTAGGACATTTGCCCTTGGAAGATGAAAAACAAATGAAAGAAAAGGTGGCAACTGTAGTACGGGCATTGGATAATGTGATTGAACTGAACTTTTATCCGATTCCTTTCGCTCAGATTACCAATCATCGCTACCGCAGTATCGGCTTGGGAGTCAGCGGTTATCATCATGCTCTTGCTGTTCGCGGTATTCGTTGGGAAAGCGAGGAACATCTCAATTTTATGGATAAAGTTTTCGAACGTATCAACTATGCTGCTATAGCAGCAAGTAGCGAACTGGCAAAAGAAAAAGGATCCTATCATTATTTTGAAGGTAGCGACTGGCAGACCGGAGCTTATTTTATAAAACGGGGCTATAATTCGCCAGAATGGAAAGCATTGGCTGTAAAAGTTTCCACACAAGGAATGAGAAATGCCTATCTTCTTGCCATTGCCCCCACCAGCAGCACCAGTATCATTGCCGGAACCACTGCCGGAACAGATCCGGTAATGAAACGTTTCTTCTTGGAAGAAAAGAAAGGAGCCATGCTGCCACGTGTTGCACCGGCATTGTCCGATAAGACCTATTGGATATATAAAAGTGCTTATCTGATAGATCAGACATGGAGTATCCGTGCCGCAGGGATCCGGCAGTTACATATAGACCAGGCGCAAAGTCTGAATCTATACATTACCAATGAATTTACCCTGAGACAAGTATTAAACCTGTATTTGCTGGCATGGGAATGTGGCGTAAAAACAATATATTATGTCCGTAGCAAATCGTTGGAAGTAGAAGAATGTGAAAGCTGTGCCTCCTGA